The following are encoded in a window of Nakamurella sp. A5-74 genomic DNA:
- a CDS encoding pitrilysin family protein — MSGSKKSARAQRSAPTRTAEQLARTDIGPRPLPPLMKQGKTRQLAQTEVTTPAGLRVIAIRKPGAPIIEVRLRIPFAARSGHQAAAHAARAEVLAETILLGTADIDRRRIDTTLGAVGGGLHAAVDPQRLSLAGSVLATGLGVLARILALSLTGAAYRAGDVAGERERLVEHLLISTTQPGVIARQALLRKRFGDHPAVHEMPSGPDVAAVGAAAVRGLHRRAVVPQGSTLVLVGDLSVKSAAESVAQALSIWTGEHPARTMATPPAGLGGALQAVHRPGAVQSQVRLSGPAPLRSDPEYPAFQLANLIFAGYFSSRLVENIREDKGYTYSAGSSAEFWPGRSLVSVAFDTNTETTAPALLETRYELAKLALLAPSETEVESARNYALGTLALSLSTQAGYASTLSRLLGAGSDADWLREHPARLAAVTRDEVADAAARWFGPTAFTGVVVGDLDRIGDQLQRLGGVSVP; from the coding sequence ATGAGCGGGTCGAAGAAGTCGGCGCGGGCCCAGCGGTCTGCGCCGACCAGGACCGCGGAACAGTTGGCCCGCACCGACATCGGACCGCGGCCACTCCCGCCGCTGATGAAACAGGGCAAGACGCGTCAACTCGCCCAGACCGAGGTCACGACTCCGGCCGGGCTGCGGGTGATCGCGATCCGCAAGCCGGGAGCCCCGATCATCGAGGTGCGGCTCCGGATCCCGTTCGCCGCCCGGTCGGGGCACCAGGCCGCCGCGCACGCCGCGCGCGCCGAGGTGTTGGCGGAGACCATCCTGCTCGGCACCGCGGACATCGACCGCAGGCGGATCGACACCACGCTGGGTGCCGTCGGCGGGGGTCTGCATGCCGCGGTCGATCCCCAGCGGCTGTCGTTGGCCGGCTCCGTGCTGGCCACCGGGCTCGGGGTCCTGGCACGGATCCTTGCCCTCAGCCTCACGGGGGCGGCGTACCGGGCCGGCGACGTGGCCGGTGAACGCGAACGGCTGGTCGAGCACCTGCTGATCAGCACCACCCAGCCCGGGGTGATCGCCCGGCAGGCGTTGCTGCGCAAGCGGTTCGGCGATCATCCCGCGGTGCATGAGATGCCGTCGGGACCGGATGTCGCGGCGGTGGGAGCTGCCGCGGTCCGCGGCCTGCACCGGCGCGCCGTCGTGCCGCAGGGGTCCACCCTCGTGCTGGTCGGGGACCTGTCGGTCAAGTCGGCGGCGGAGTCGGTGGCGCAGGCACTGTCGATCTGGACGGGAGAGCACCCGGCGCGGACGATGGCAACGCCGCCGGCAGGCCTCGGTGGCGCGCTCCAGGCGGTCCATCGCCCCGGTGCTGTCCAGTCGCAGGTCCGATTGTCGGGCCCGGCGCCGCTGCGCAGCGACCCGGAGTATCCGGCCTTCCAGTTGGCGAACTTGATCTTCGCCGGCTACTTCTCCTCGCGTCTCGTGGAGAACATCCGTGAGGACAAGGGCTACACCTACAGCGCCGGCTCATCGGCCGAGTTCTGGCCGGGCAGGTCGCTGGTGTCGGTGGCATTCGACACCAACACCGAGACGACCGCGCCCGCGCTGCTGGAGACCCGGTACGAGCTCGCGAAGCTGGCGCTGCTCGCCCCCAGCGAGACGGAGGTCGAATCAGCCCGCAACTACGCGCTCGGCACGCTGGCGCTGTCGCTCTCGACCCAGGCGGGATATGCCTCGACGCTGTCCCGGCTGCTCGGCGCCGGATCGGACGCCGATTGGCTCAGGGAGCACCCGGCCCGACTGGCCGCCGTCACCCGGGACGAGGTCGCCGACGCCGCTGCGCGGTGGTTCGGACCGACCGCCTTCACCGGAGTTGTCGTGGGCGACCTCGACCGGATCGGCGACCAACTGCAGCGCCTCGGCGGGGTGAGTGTGCCGTGA
- the nudC gene encoding NAD(+) diphosphatase, with protein sequence MSDERIMASWSSARVLRVSGEQVAVAADDPDRPAWESSSTDTPPAGAVLLGAVDGVDHFAVPSADLADGRSLRELGALVGDDDAGLLTTAVALTLWHGRAGYCSRCGRPTAPDPGGWSRRCADDHQEFPRTDPAVIVLVHDGADRMVLARQPVWAPGRYSVLAGFVEAGESMENTVRREMFEEVGARVDHIRYLGSQPWPFPRSLMIGFVARADPSFPLRPQDGEIEDARWVTRAEVREILARSGWGAGAEPAATPNGSRPDAPVATDRIELPSSISIARRMIEGWAAVGG encoded by the coding sequence TTGAGCGACGAGCGGATCATGGCGTCGTGGTCGTCGGCCAGGGTGCTGCGGGTGTCCGGCGAACAGGTCGCCGTGGCCGCCGACGATCCGGACCGTCCGGCCTGGGAGTCGTCGTCAACGGACACGCCTCCCGCAGGTGCCGTGCTGCTCGGTGCGGTGGACGGGGTCGATCACTTCGCCGTTCCGTCAGCTGATCTCGCCGACGGCAGATCGCTGCGCGAACTGGGCGCCCTGGTGGGCGACGACGACGCCGGCCTGCTGACCACCGCGGTGGCGCTGACTCTCTGGCATGGGCGGGCCGGCTACTGCTCACGGTGCGGCAGGCCGACCGCCCCCGATCCCGGTGGCTGGTCACGGCGGTGCGCCGACGACCACCAGGAGTTCCCGCGGACCGACCCTGCGGTGATCGTGCTGGTGCACGACGGCGCCGACCGGATGGTGCTGGCCAGGCAACCGGTGTGGGCACCCGGCCGCTACTCGGTGCTGGCCGGGTTCGTCGAGGCCGGCGAGTCGATGGAGAACACCGTGCGCCGGGAGATGTTCGAGGAGGTGGGTGCGCGGGTCGACCACATCCGGTACCTCGGCTCGCAGCCCTGGCCATTCCCCCGCTCGCTGATGATCGGATTCGTTGCCCGGGCGGACCCGTCGTTCCCGCTCCGACCGCAGGACGGGGAGATCGAGGACGCCCGCTGGGTCACCCGCGCCGAGGTCCGGGAGATCCTCGCCAGGTCCGGCTGGGGCGCCGGCGCCGAACCTGCAGCGACCCCGAACGGCAGCCGGCCCGACGCCCCGGTCGCCACCGACCGGATCGAGCTGCCCAGCTCGATCTCCATCGCCCGCCGGATGATCGAGGGCTGGGCCGCCGTCGGCGGCTGA
- a CDS encoding ATP-dependent DNA helicase UvrD2 — protein MRDLLDGLDDEQRTAVLAPSGPVCVLAGAGTGKTRTITHRIAHLIATDAHPVSEIMAVTFTTRAAGEMRVRLRALGAPGVQARTFHSAALKQLRYFWPTAVGGQLWPLLENKLRLVAMASRRVGSGTDAATLRDLAGEIEWAKATLAAPSTYQAAAAKALRDPSVAPETVAKVFEVYESVKRDAEQLDFDDLLLHTSAILEDNETVAREFRARYRCFVVDEYQDVTPLQQRTLQAWLGGRNQLTVVGDANQTIYSFAGASPKHLLEFDKTYPEASVIRLENDYRSTPQVVTLANRVIAGAGAGHRFRLKLRAVLPDGPQAVFSEHPDEPTEASEVSAKIAARIEAGMPASSIAILYRINAQSEVYEKALTEAGVPYVVKGGQRFFARAEVRQAMTLVRRAAESAPETHERGGPVLIDQVRELLGPIGLSDDPPPPGALRDRWDSLLGVVSIAEELADAGNEPGLRELAAELEQRSEAQHAPTIEGVTLASLHAAKGLEWDAVHLVGLTDGTLPIQYAETPEQVEEERRLLYVGVTRARTHLHVSWALSRTAGGRRSRRRSRFLTGIAPDAPARAGTGRCRVCAGPLITPGEIKTGRCHNCPSSADPQLVEALKTWRRQRSADDSVPAFVVFSDATLLAIAERRPTDDAALLAIPGIGPTKLDSYGCEVLAVVGRTR, from the coding sequence GTGAGGGATCTGCTGGATGGACTTGACGACGAACAACGCACGGCGGTCCTCGCACCCTCCGGGCCGGTCTGTGTGCTGGCCGGTGCCGGCACCGGCAAGACCCGCACCATCACCCACCGGATTGCGCACCTGATCGCCACCGACGCCCATCCGGTGTCGGAGATCATGGCGGTCACCTTCACCACCAGGGCCGCCGGCGAGATGCGGGTCCGGCTGCGGGCACTGGGTGCCCCAGGCGTGCAGGCCCGCACCTTCCACTCCGCCGCCCTCAAACAACTGCGGTACTTCTGGCCGACAGCTGTGGGCGGTCAGCTGTGGCCGTTGCTGGAGAACAAACTGCGGCTGGTGGCGATGGCGTCGCGTCGGGTCGGTTCCGGCACCGATGCCGCCACGCTGCGCGACCTGGCCGGCGAGATCGAGTGGGCCAAGGCGACGCTGGCCGCTCCCAGCACCTACCAGGCGGCGGCGGCGAAGGCTCTGCGCGATCCGTCGGTGGCGCCGGAGACGGTGGCCAAGGTGTTCGAGGTCTACGAATCCGTCAAACGGGACGCCGAGCAGCTCGACTTCGACGACCTGCTGCTGCACACCAGTGCGATCCTCGAGGACAACGAGACGGTGGCGCGGGAGTTCCGCGCGCGGTACCGGTGCTTCGTGGTCGACGAGTACCAGGACGTCACCCCCCTGCAGCAGCGCACTCTGCAGGCCTGGCTCGGCGGACGGAACCAGCTGACGGTCGTCGGCGACGCCAACCAGACGATCTACTCCTTCGCCGGAGCGTCACCGAAACACCTGCTCGAGTTCGACAAGACCTACCCCGAGGCGTCCGTCATCCGGCTGGAGAACGACTACCGCTCGACCCCGCAGGTGGTCACCCTGGCCAACCGGGTGATCGCCGGAGCCGGTGCCGGACATCGGTTCCGGCTGAAGCTGCGGGCCGTGCTACCCGACGGTCCGCAGGCGGTCTTCTCCGAGCACCCGGACGAGCCGACCGAGGCTTCCGAGGTGTCCGCCAAGATCGCCGCCAGGATCGAGGCGGGGATGCCTGCTTCGTCCATCGCGATCCTCTACCGCATCAACGCCCAGTCGGAGGTCTACGAGAAGGCGCTCACCGAGGCGGGGGTTCCGTACGTCGTCAAGGGCGGTCAGCGGTTCTTCGCCCGAGCCGAGGTGCGGCAGGCGATGACGCTCGTCCGGCGGGCCGCCGAGTCGGCACCGGAGACCCACGAGCGAGGCGGTCCGGTGCTGATCGACCAGGTCCGTGAGTTGCTCGGCCCGATCGGCCTCTCCGACGACCCGCCCCCGCCGGGTGCGCTCCGTGACCGCTGGGACTCGCTGCTGGGAGTCGTCAGCATCGCGGAGGAGCTGGCGGACGCGGGCAACGAGCCCGGGCTGCGCGAACTGGCGGCCGAGCTGGAACAACGCTCGGAAGCGCAGCACGCCCCGACCATCGAGGGCGTCACGCTCGCCTCGTTGCATGCGGCGAAGGGCCTGGAGTGGGACGCCGTGCACCTGGTCGGTCTGACCGACGGGACGCTCCCGATCCAATATGCGGAGACTCCCGAGCAGGTCGAGGAGGAGCGGCGCCTGCTCTACGTCGGCGTCACCAGAGCCAGGACGCATCTGCACGTGTCCTGGGCGCTGTCGCGGACGGCGGGCGGCCGCCGGTCGCGCCGGCGGTCGCGGTTCCTGACCGGGATCGCGCCGGACGCACCGGCGCGGGCCGGGACCGGGCGGTGTCGGGTGTGTGCGGGGCCGTTGATCACTCCGGGTGAGATCAAGACCGGACGGTGCCACAACTGCCCGTCGTCGGCGGATCCTCAGTTGGTCGAAGCGCTCAAGACCTGGCGTCGGCAGCGGTCGGCTGACGATTCGGTGCCCGCGTTCGTCGTCTTCAGCGATGCCACGCTGCTCGCGATCGCCGAGCGTCGACCCACGGACGACGCGGCGCTGCTGGCGATCCCGGGAATCGGTCCGACCAAGCTCGACAGCTACGGATGCGAAGTCCTGGCCGTCGTCGGCCGGACCCGCTGA
- a CDS encoding WhiB family transcriptional regulator produces MRGSARSRVIRDEYITIGGEPAVIENLFPDEIDPIFTDNLPCHAGDPDLWFAERPDDLERAKVLCGDCPAKALCLSGALDRGEPWGVWGGEILDRGIVIARKRPRGRPRKVAA; encoded by the coding sequence ATGCGCGGTTCCGCCCGGTCCCGCGTCATCAGAGACGAATACATCACCATCGGAGGTGAGCCAGCAGTGATCGAAAACCTGTTCCCCGACGAGATCGACCCGATCTTCACCGACAACCTGCCATGCCACGCAGGCGACCCGGATCTGTGGTTCGCGGAGCGACCCGACGATCTGGAGCGTGCCAAGGTTCTCTGCGGCGACTGCCCGGCGAAGGCCCTGTGCCTGTCCGGTGCACTCGATCGCGGTGAGCCCTGGGGAGTGTGGGGCGGCGAGATCCTCGATCGTGGGATCGTCATCGCCCGTAAGCGTCCGCGTGGTCGTCCCCGCAAGGTTGCGGCATGA
- a CDS encoding AarF/ABC1/UbiB kinase family protein — MSDIPKGAFGRTAKLAGLPISAAGRMTLGWGQKLFGADRDEVSAGVQRRTAEQLFEVLGSLKGGAMKFGQALSVYEAAIPDEYAEPYREALTKLQKDAPPMPTAQVHRVLDEQLGTTWRSRFAEFDDTATAAASVGQVHRAVWKDGREVAVKIQYPRAEAALRADLGQLARIAPLFGMLLPGIAIKPLIAELRERILEELDYPAEADNQRAFAAGYADDPRFRIPRVVASAPKVLVSEWIDGVPMSAVIASGTTEQRDLCGELLTELHFSSPEMVGLLHADPHPGNYLLTADDRLGVIDFGSVARLPDGSPPIIGEISRLAIDERAEDVERLLRLEGFIPAAYQPDPVMLMNYVAPFIEPLRHERFHFTRGWMQERFAVMSDISSAESKMARNLNLPPHYLMVYRVTFGSIGVLCQLDATAPFKTIVEHWQPGFA, encoded by the coding sequence GTGTCGGACATCCCCAAAGGCGCTTTCGGACGGACGGCCAAGCTGGCCGGTCTGCCGATCTCTGCTGCGGGCAGGATGACGCTCGGCTGGGGGCAGAAGTTGTTCGGCGCCGACCGCGACGAGGTCAGCGCCGGAGTGCAGCGCCGGACCGCTGAGCAGCTGTTCGAGGTTCTCGGGTCGCTCAAGGGCGGCGCGATGAAGTTCGGGCAGGCACTGTCGGTCTACGAGGCCGCCATTCCCGACGAGTACGCCGAGCCGTACCGGGAAGCCCTCACCAAGCTGCAGAAGGACGCACCGCCGATGCCGACGGCGCAGGTCCACCGGGTGCTCGACGAGCAGCTCGGCACCACCTGGCGCTCCCGGTTCGCCGAGTTCGACGACACCGCCACCGCAGCGGCCAGCGTCGGGCAGGTGCACCGCGCGGTCTGGAAGGACGGTCGCGAGGTCGCCGTCAAGATCCAGTACCCGCGCGCGGAGGCCGCGCTCCGCGCCGATCTCGGCCAGCTCGCCAGGATCGCGCCGCTGTTCGGGATGCTCCTTCCGGGGATCGCGATCAAGCCGCTCATCGCCGAACTGCGCGAGCGCATCTTGGAGGAGCTGGACTACCCGGCCGAGGCGGACAACCAGCGCGCCTTCGCGGCCGGCTACGCGGACGACCCGCGGTTCCGGATCCCGCGGGTGGTGGCCAGCGCTCCGAAGGTGTTGGTGTCCGAGTGGATCGACGGGGTGCCGATGAGCGCCGTGATCGCCTCCGGCACCACCGAGCAGCGTGATCTGTGTGGCGAGTTGTTGACCGAACTGCACTTCAGCTCCCCCGAGATGGTCGGTCTGCTGCACGCCGACCCACATCCGGGCAACTACCTGCTCACGGCCGACGACCGGCTGGGCGTCATCGACTTCGGCTCGGTCGCTCGCCTTCCGGACGGCTCTCCGCCGATCATCGGGGAGATCTCCCGGCTCGCCATCGACGAGCGCGCCGAGGACGTCGAGCGGTTGTTGCGGCTCGAGGGGTTCATCCCAGCGGCCTACCAACCCGATCCGGTGATGTTGATGAACTACGTCGCGCCGTTCATCGAGCCGCTGCGGCACGAACGCTTCCACTTCACCCGCGGCTGGATGCAGGAGCGGTTCGCGGTGATGTCCGACATCTCGAGTGCCGAGTCCAAGATGGCCCGGAACCTCAACCTGCCCCCGCACTACCTCATGGTGTACCGGGTGACGTTCGGGTCGATCGGGGTCCTCTGTCAGCTGGACGCGACTGCTCCGTTCAAGACCATCGTGGAGCACTGGCAGCCGGGCTTCGCCTGA
- a CDS encoding DUF5679 domain-containing protein, whose product MAETYNGYCVKCKEKRDFDGEVHETNGRRMAKGICPVCGTKMNRILGKA is encoded by the coding sequence ATGGCCGAGACCTACAACGGCTACTGCGTGAAGTGCAAGGAGAAGCGCGATTTCGACGGCGAGGTCCACGAGACCAACGGCCGTCGGATGGCGAAGGGCATCTGTCCCGTCTGCGGCACGAAGATGAACCGCATCCTGGGCAAGGCCTGA